GGGAGAGGAGAATGTCCATGGCTGGTCATTCAAAGTGGAATAATATAAAGCGCCGTAAAGGAGCGCAGGATGCTAAACGTGGAAAGGTCTTCATGAAGCTGGCCAGAGAGATTTTTATGGCAGCCAAACAAGGTGGTGGAGATCCTGACATGAACCCAAACCTGCGGCTCGCTGTTGATAAAGCGAAATCCAGTAATATGCCGAATGATAATATTGAACGTGCCATCAAAAAAGCCACCGGTGACCTTGAAGGAGTAAACTATGAGGAAATTACTTATGAGGGATACGGGCCGGGAGGAGTCGCTGTAATGGTTAAAGTTTTAACTGATAATAAGAATCGTACTGCAGCTGATGTGCGCCATGCCTTTAATAAAAACGATGGGAATTTGGGGGAAAACGGTTGTGTGGCCTTTATGTTTCATCGGAGAGGTTATTTGTTAGTGGATCGAAATGCCGTAGACGCTGACGAAGACGAATTTATGCTTGAAGCCATTGAGGCAGGGGCGGAAGACATGGAGACTACGGATGATCATTTTGAGATTTATACAGACCCTGACCATTATAGTGTGGTGAAGCAGACTCTTGAAGAAAGTGGATATCCACTGGAATCTGCTGAAGTGACCATGATTCCTGATTCTTACACCCCTCTAGCTGAACAAGGCGTAGAAAAAATGCTTAAGCTGATCGATATGCTTGAGGATAATGATGATGTACAGGATATTTACCACAACCTTGACGCAGATGAGCAGGTACTTGAAAAATTATCTTAAATTTCCCAGCAGCTCATAATAACTTCTGTTTCTGGTGATACTAGAAACAGAGGTTATTTTAGTTAGGGGGAAATACGATGAATCGCTGGATTACGGGGTTCTTGTTAATTGTTTTCTTTGCAGGGTGGCAGCTGCTGGGAAATCATGAAGACACACTTTCAGGTAAGGATGTTTCAAAACAAAGACCGGTTGTAGTAAAATCCCATGAAGAAGCAGTAGAAACATTAGTTCAGCAGGAACCACTTCATATTAAAGTTGTCCTGAAAGAACATTACAAAGACGGAGTTATAGAAACGACTACTAAGAATGAGACCATCTGGTCCATGATGGATTTCTGGTCCTCTTATGGAGGATGGACAGTCGTTGACCAGACTTTAGATCAAGTAGTATTTAAACGGCAGGTGAACGACATTTCTCCTCTAACAAAACGGGAAGGTTACTTTGGGCTCAATGACAAGGGAGAACTAGCGGTTTTCTATGGCAGTCCGGAGGATGGAAAAGTGATTGAATCTTTTAAACCAATTCCAATCAAGCCTCTCGAAACAAAGCGCAAGACAGAACTTCAGGATGGTATTAAAATTAATAACTTAAAGCATTTTAAGCAGGTATTAAACCAATATACGGATAAACAAAGTCTTTAACTTTGTTAAAAACCGCCGGTAACAGGCGGTTTTTTGGTGTTCTTGTCACTAGAAAAACTTAGGCGAACATGTGCTTGTATGTTACAATAGAGAGTGCTATAGAACTTAAGCAAGAGAGGAAATAACGCCCATGATCGCATATGTGAAAGGTATTTTAACGACGATAGAAGATGATTCTATTATGATAGAGACAAGTGGTATTGGCTACGAAGTTCTTTGTGCCAATCCTTTTCATTTTCAGCAGCATCTAAATAAAGAAGTCAAGATTCATACATACCATTATATTCGTGAAGACAACCAGCTGCTGTTTGGATTTCGCAAAAAAGAGGACAAACAGTTATTTGCACAATTGCTGAATGTCTCTGGGATTGGACCTAAAGGAGCTCTGGCGATCCTCGGAACCGTCAGTGTGCCGGAATTTGCCGCTGCTGTTGAGCAGGAAGATGAAAAATATTTAACCCGCTTTCCTGGAGTAGGAAAGAAAACCGCCCGGCAGATGATTCTTGATTTAAAAGGAAAACTCATTGTCTGGCTTCCGGATGAAGATCATGAACAAACGCTCTTTAATCAGGAAGAAGTAACATCAAGTGAAAAACGTGCCCGGGTGAATGAAGCTCTGGAGGCCTTAAAAGCTTTAGGTTACACCGAAAAAGAATTGAAATTCGTCCATGTAGAGCTAAACAACTCAAAAGCTGTAAACGTAGATGATTATGTACGCCAAGGTCTTCAATTGTTAATGAAAGCCTAACGTAAAGGAGGGAATATTGTGGAAGAACGGATGATTTCTGGAGAATACCAGCTGTCAGATCAGGAAATCGACCAAAGTCTTCGTCCTGAACGACTTAATCAATACATTGGACAGGAAAAAACGAAGAGAAATCTGTCCATTTTTATCGAAGCGGCGAAAATGAGAAATGAACCCCTTGATCATACCCTGCTTTATGGTCCTCCTGGATTGGGAAAGACGACGCTCGCTTCCATCATAGCGAATGAAATGGAGGTTCAGTTTCGGACGACTTCCGGGCCTGCCATCGAAAGAGCAGGGGACCTGGCAGCAATTCTATCCTCCCTTGAGCCGGGGGATGTTCTGTTTATCGACGAAATTCACCGGCTTCCTCGTTCGGTTGAGGAAGTCCTCTATCCTGCAATGGAAGATTTTTGTCTGGACATTGTTGTTGGTAATGGCTCCAGCGCAAGATCGGTAAGACTGGATCTTCCCCCATTTACCCTAGTAGGAGCAACGACACGAGCAGGGCTGTTATCAGCGCCACTAAGAGACCGGTTTGGAGTCCACAGCCGCCTCGACTTTTATGACACGGCGGCACTTTGTTCGATCGTCGAGAGGACAGCTGAGATTTTTCATGTAGCGATTAAAAAAGACGCTGCTGTTGAGGTTGCCCGCAGGTCCAGAGGAACTCCCAGAATTGCTAATCGTCTGCTTAAACGCGTCCGGGATATCGCGCAGGTCGAAGGGGAGGAAACAATTAGTAAAGAAATGACAAATAAAGCCCTTGAAATGCTTCAAGTGGATGATAAAGGACTCGATTTCATTGATCATAAACTGTTATTAGGAATAATAGATGGGTTTAATGGAGGACCTGTGGGACTTGATACGATCGCTGCTACCATAGGGGAAGAATCACAAACGATTGAAGATGTGTACGAGCCGTTTCTCTTGCAAATTGGATTACTTCAACGGACGCCAAGAGGGCGGGTGGTGACACCTAAGGCATACGACCATTTTCAAAGGGAGGTGCCGGGGACTTGACGGGCTTCGGTAAAATCTTTATTGTAATAGGGATTGTTTTCATTATTATCGGCTTACTTTGGAGTATTTTTGGAAAGCTTCCTGGAGACCTCTCTTTCAAGAAAGGGTCAGTCACCTTTTATTTTCCTATTATGACTTCTATTGTAGTAAGCATCATCTTATCACTCATTTTTTATTTTATCGGAAAAATACGCTAACGAAGGAATAGGAGATTCACATGAATATTAAGGAATACGATTTTGAACTTCCTGAAGAATTGATTGCCCAGGTCCCTTTGCAGGAGAGGGCTTCTTCAAGGCTGATGGTATTAAATCGTAAGGAAGAAAGTATGGATCATCATCACTTTTCTGACATACGATCTTTTTTAAAACGAGGAGACTGTTTAGTATTAAATGATACCCGGGTGCTCCCTGCCCGTCTATACGGTGCAAAAAAAGACACAGGCGGCAAAGTGGAAGTGCTGCTGCTGCATCAGGAACAAGAGGATGAATGGGAAGTTTTAGTTAAACCTGCAAAGAAAGTAAAAAAAGGGACAATTATTGAATTTGGTAATGGTAGACTGACGGCTGAATGTACAGATATCCAAGAGCATGGCGGCCGTAAAGTCCGGTTTACTTATGAAGGGATCTTTCTTGAAGTACTGGAATCCCTCGGTGAAATGCCGCTTCCGCCGTATATCAAGGAGCAGCTTTCTGATCGGGAACGTTATCAAACGGTTTATGCTAAGGAGGAAGGATCAGCAGCTGCGCCCACGGCAGGATTGCATTTTACAAATGAGTTGTTAGAAGAGATTCAAGCTAGCGGCGTTGAACTTGCTTACTTAACTCTTCATGTCGGCCTCGGAACCTTTAGACCGGTCAGTGTTGATAAAGTTGAGGAACATGAAATGCATGCGGAATTTTACCAAATGTCAAAGGAAACTGCTGATCAGCTGAACCGAATAAAAAATGAAGGCGGAAGAATCATTTCAGTAGGGACGACTTCTACCCGTACGCTTGAGACCATTATTCGTGATCACGGTGAATTTACGGAAGCCAGAGGCTGGACAGATATATTCATCTATCCACCACAAAAGCTGCAGGCGATCGATGGCTTGATTACAAACTTTCATCTCCCTAAATCTACACTCATTATGCTGGTGAGTGCATTTGCAGGGAGGGAATTTATTTTAAAAGCCTATCATGAGGCAGTAGAAGAAAGGTACCGCTTTTTCAGCTTCGGCGATGCTATGCTGATTGTATAAAAGTAAGGTACAAAGAAAGGATTTATGAGAATGGCCATACGCTATGAATTAATAAAAACCTGTAAGCAGACCGGCGCCCGTTTAGGAAAAGTCCATACCCCTCATGGTTCGTTTGATACACCGATGTTTATGCCTGTAGGTACTTTAGCGACTGTGAAAACGATGAGTCCTGAAGAACTGGAGCAAATGGGTGCCAGCATCATTTTGTCTAATACGTATCATCTCTGGCTCAGGCCGGGGGAGGATATCGTAGAAGAAGCCGGGGGTCTTCATTCTTTTATGAATTGGAAAGGTTCGATTCTCACAGATTCCGGTGGGTTCCAAGTCTTCAGCTTGAGCGATTTGCGACAGATTGAAGAAGAAGGCGTCCATTTTCGAAACCATATTAGTGGTGAAAAGCTGTTTCTGTCTCCAGAGAGAGCGATGCACATTCAAAACTCGCTCGGGGCAGATATTATGATGGCTTTCGATGAATGCCCTCCATATCCGGCTGAATATGATTACATGAAGAAATCAGTAGAAAGGACGAGCAGATGGGCGGAAAGATGTCTCAGAGGACATCAGAAACCTGACAAGCAAGGTTTGTTTGGAATTGTCCAAGGAGGAGAATATGAGGAGCTTCGAAAGCAGAGTGCCAGTGATTTAGTCTCTTTGGATTTTCCAGGATATGCTATAGGCGGCCTCTCAGTTGGTGAACCAAAGGACGTCATGAATAAGGTTCTGGAATTCACAACTCCACTACTTCCCGATCAAAAGCCGAGATATTTAATGGGTGTAGGCTCCCCGGATTCTTTGATTGATGGTTCAATCCGAGGTGTAGATATGTTTGATTGTGTACTGCCAACGAGAATTGCGCGAAATGGGACGTGTATGACGTCACAAGGAAGACTGGTTGTCAGAAATGCTAAATATGCCCGTGATTTTACTCCGATCGATCATGAATGTGATTGTTATACTTGCAGAAACTATAGCCGGGCTTACATTCGCCATCTAGTAAAAGCAAATGAGACGTTTGGGTTTAGGTTAACGACTTATCATAACCTTTATTTTCTGTTAAAATTAATGAGGCAAGTGCGTGAAGCTATTAGAGAAGATCGACTCGGTGACTTTAGAGAAGAATTCTTTGATCAGTATGGTTTCAATAAACCAAACGCAAAGAACTTTTAGAAAGGGGGAATATTAATGCAAACATTAATGGGATTACTGCCAATTATTCTTATGTTTGTTATTTTCTATTTCTTGCTTATTCGTCCACAGCAAAAGAAACAGAAGCAAGTGCAGCAGATGCAGACGGAACTTGAAAAAGGAGATAGAATCATAACTATCGGGGGAATGCATGGAACCATCCACGCTATTGAAGACAACTCGCTGGTCATTTCCGTGCAGGATGGAACCCAAATGAAATTTGACCGTTCTTCAGTCCGCGAAAAGCTTAATAAAGACTAAGTAGAAAAGCCCGTTACGTCTGTTAACGGGCTTTTTGTGACCGATTTTTTATCGTTTCCCCGATTTTTTCGGCAGATTTACTCCGATCATACCACCAAGCCAAGCGGCTGCTAATAACCCTCCGAAGTAGCTTAACTGGGGCAGAGAAATCCATTTATTTTCAAAAATAATTTGGAAAAGTATCATCATGGTTACAAAAATGAAGCCCGTCAGTCCGCCGGAAAGCCACCCTTTTTGTTCCGTTTTGTAAGCAGATAATATTCCGCCGATCGCCAAAATAGAAATACCAGCTACCAGGGCTAATTGATTAAGCGTTTCGTATTCCATGGATGTAAACCTTAATAATAGTGCCAATATGGCTGCGAATAGCAGCATGCCTGCAAAGATAGAACCTACCCCATATCCCAGTACGCCCTGCATCATTTTTTTCATTGAAATCCTCCCTCCCTTTATGTGCTTGTCTTTATCAATATATGCATAGAAGCTTGTAAGATAGAAGCAGATATTTTTCAAGGTTCGTGAATAGGATAGATAAAGACCGTAATAAAGGGGAAGTTCAATGACTACAATGCTTGCATTACTCATTTTTGTCGTGAGTTATCTTTTAATCATGACCGAAAAATTTAATAGGGCACTCGTAGCATTAACTGGAGGCATCCTATTGTTGATGACAAAAGTCTATGAATGGGAGCAGGCTTTTGGTTTTATTGATTGGGAAACCATCGCACTGTTGTTTTCCATGATGGTATTAGTTTCCATTACGAAAAAAACCGGAATTTTTACTTATCTGGCAATTCGTTTAGCTCAAATGGTTAAAGGAAGACCGGTTCCATTGCTGGCTGTTACAGGAATCTTTACGGCTGTCGGATCAGCCTTTCTTGATAACGTAACTACCGTGCTTTTATTTGTCCCTGTATTACTATCACTGACTGAAAGATTACAGCTTCCAGCTTTTCCATATTTATTGGCTACGATCTTCTGCTCTAATATCGGCGGTACATCTACATTGATTGGTGATCCGCCGAATATAATGATTGGACAAGCCGTTGAGCATTTCAGCTTTCTTTCTTTTCTTATTCATTTAGGCCCTGTGGTTCTCGTTATCTTTTTAATTACGATTACCCTGTTAATGGTTCGTTTTCGTTCCTCTCTTACATACAACCAGGAGCTCGCAGAGAAATTGTTGAAGATCGACGCTTCCCAGTACCTTCAAGTTTCAAAATTGCTCGTTCAGTCTGTGTCCGTACTGTTTTTAACGATTGCAGGATTTATGCTCCATCCGTTTTTCCACTTGGATATTACCACGATTGCAGTAAGCGGAGCCCTTCTTCTTTTGTTTATGACAGATAGGGAGCTGGACGTGGAGAAAGTCTTTCAGGAAGTAGAATGGGTGACCTTATTTTTCTTTATTGGCTTGTTTATGCTGGTCGGAGGGCTGCAAACGGTCGGAATTATTGATGAGATTGCCAGGGGAATGGTGTGGATTTCAGGGGGGATCTTCCGATTACCTCCATGGTGATGCTTTGGAGTTCAGGTATCCTTTCAGGGATCGTTGATAACATTCCTTTCGTAGCTGCGATGATTCCTGTAGTTCAGGAGCTGAAGGGCTACGGCATGATGAATGTGGATCCGATTTGGTGGTCCCTGGCTTTGGGAGCATGTTTAGGAGGGAATGGGACATTAGTGGGAGCTTCCGCCAATGTCGTCGTTGCTGGTTTGGCAGCCAGCCATAATCAGCCGATATCTTTTGTGAAATTCACTCTGTATGGACTTCCGGTGTTAATTTTATCTTTACTAATCAGCACTATTTATATTTTTCTAAGGTATTTAATTCCGTTTTTAACATAAAAAAGATGGATTAGGTCATGTTAAGAAGTGTAGAGTTCGAAGAAGGGCAGCTGATCGTACTATGCTTCTAAGCGCAATCATATTCCGAACCATCCTTTCTTATCTGCTTATTCTAGTTATTTTTCGGATTATGGGCAAACGGGAAATTGGCGAATTAAGCGTCATGGACTTAGTTGTATTTGTAATGCTGGCAGAAATCGCAGTATTTTTAATTGAGAAACCTAAGTCATCCATTTGGGAAGCTCTCATCCCCATGGCCATCCTTCTTATTATTCAATGGATCAGTGCTTATGCCTCCTTAAAAAGTCAGACCTTTCGAGATTGGTTTGACGGCAAACCTTCACTGATCATTAGACACGGGAAAATTGATGAGAAGGAAATGAAAAAGCAGCGTTACAATTTTAATGATCTATTGCTGCAGTTAAGAGAACATGGGATCCAACAAGTAAATGATGTAGCATTTGCTATTCTGGAACCTTCTGGAAAGCTTTCGGTTTTTGAAAAAGAAGATGATGGGAGCTCCGATTATGCGGTCATTTTAATAGCTGATGGCCAAATCCAATACAATGGTCTGAAGACGATTCGAAAAAATAAATCGTGGTTATTGAATGAAGTGAAAAAACAAGGATTTCAATCTGTGGAAGACATTTCTTTATGTACGATCAATGATTCAGGAGAGATCCATTTTGATCGAAATAACGAGTTTTCATAAAAAATAACCGTAACAGGGTTACGGTTATTTTTTATGAAGCAGTTTTGCCCAAGGAATCAATTTGATTTCATCAATCCGTACCATTTTTAATAAAAATAACAGAGTGATGTAAAGCAGTGTAAGCATGAACCCCATCGTAAGAAGCTGCGAGAGAGGCTTGGTTTCCAGCAGCCAGTGCGCCTTCATTTCAAAACCAGCCCATCCTGTAATCCCTACAATGAGACCAAAATTGGCAAACATTTTGACTGGCGGTTTAAAAGAAGCTGATCTGATGAGAACGCCTAAGTGTAATATAGTGACAACTACGACGCCCACGACCATAGCAATGGCTACACCATTGATACCGAATTCAGGCTGGGAACTCAGGCCGACTAATACGATAAATTTAATGACTGAACCAATCAATGTATTCCACATCGCAGACTGAGCGAGGTCAAGAGCCTGTAAACTTGCCTGCAGCGGAGTCTGGATATAGTGAAGCAAGAAAAAGGGGGCCATAAATTGTAATAAAAAAGCAGTATTGCTCGTCCCATATACGGCAAGTAAAATCACTGCCGGGAAAATCATAAAGATGATCGTAATGACACCGCCAGAAGCGAGAGACAAGCGGATGGATTGAAGAATCCGATACTGAATCGTCTCCTTAGCATTTTTAGCAGCAGCTTCGCTAATAGAGGGGACAAGTGCTACAGAAAGTGCATGAGTTAAAAATGTAGGGAGAAACAAGAGTGGAAGGACATATCCGGTTAGTTCTCCGTACTGTTTCGTTGATTCAACAGCCGTCAACCCGGCGAATGCTAAGCTTTGGGCGACCAAAATGGGTTCAAAGAAGTAAGTCAGTGACCCGATAAACCGGCTGCCGGTGGTCGGCAATGCAATTGTCATTAATTCCTGAAAGGTTTGTTTTCCCTCAATGATCTGTTTTTTCCAAGTGCTTCTCAGCTTGAATCGTTTGTGTAGATTGAATTGACGCACCATATAAAAAAGAGCTACAAATTCCCCGATGACAACTGCCACCATCGCACCGGCAGCTGCATATTGAACACCATAAGGGTAACAGAGCTTCGTAAGGATCACGACAGCAGCTATCCGTACAATCTGCTCAATTACTTGTGCCGTGGCCTGCGGCTTCATATTCTGCCGGCCTTGAAAATAACCTCTCAAAACGGCCGAAACAGCAGTTATAGGAATAATTGGAGTCACGGCTAGTAAAGGATACAAGGCTCGGGCATCGGTTAGGAAATATTTAGCCACTATTGGGGAAAGTAGAAATAGTCCAACGGTAAATACCACGCTTAAGCTAGCGGTCAATGAAATTGAGACTAATAATATTCGTTTTATTTTTCGTTCATTTCCTGTCGCTTCAGCTTCAGATACCCGTTTGGAAATGGCCACGGGTAAACCGAATTGAGTTAAAGTAATGGCGAGAATCAGAGTAGGCAGGGCCATCATATACAAGCCCACTCCTTCAGGTCCCATTACTCTTGCAACGACTATCCGGTTAATGAAACCAAGCATCCTTGTAATTAGTCCGGCAGCTACAAGAATCAATGCTCCATGTAAAAAGGTTTGTTTAGCCATAGATTTTATCCGCCTTCTCAAAATTTTGAAATTCAGCTACAATGAAGTATATGCGCGAATAGGGACAAGGCATGACAATCCTTCGTTAATTGAAACAGGAAACTTTTTAGGGAGAGGTGGACGTATGGAACAGCGGCGGCCGATAAGCCAATGGAAGACATTTGTTGTGCCGGTTTTGCAAAGTAAGGTGGAAGAGTTTAAAATATTGGGGTATAGCAGGGCAACGAAGGAAGATGTGTGGAGCTGCTTAAGAAAAAAAGTTTGGAAAGGCGAGCCAAGCATGCGGCTCTATGAAGTCGTTCAGGATATCTTTCACCTCAGCAGTCAGCTTTATGTCAGCTATTTAACTGTGGAAGCTTATAAAGATGAAGATTTGCTGGCTTCAATCAAG
This Halobacillus salinarum DNA region includes the following protein-coding sequences:
- the spoVB gene encoding stage V sporulation protein B, translated to MAKQTFLHGALILVAAGLITRMLGFINRIVVARVMGPEGVGLYMMALPTLILAITLTQFGLPVAISKRVSEAEATGNERKIKRILLVSISLTASLSVVFTVGLFLLSPIVAKYFLTDARALYPLLAVTPIIPITAVSAVLRGYFQGRQNMKPQATAQVIEQIVRIAAVVILTKLCYPYGVQYAAAGAMVAVVIGEFVALFYMVRQFNLHKRFKLRSTWKKQIIEGKQTFQELMTIALPTTGSRFIGSLTYFFEPILVAQSLAFAGLTAVESTKQYGELTGYVLPLLFLPTFLTHALSVALVPSISEAAAKNAKETIQYRILQSIRLSLASGGVITIIFMIFPAVILLAVYGTSNTAFLLQFMAPFFLLHYIQTPLQASLQALDLAQSAMWNTLIGSVIKFIVLVGLSSQPEFGINGVAIAMVVGVVVVTILHLGVLIRSASFKPPVKMFANFGLIVGITGWAGFEMKAHWLLETKPLSQLLTMGFMLTLLYITLLFLLKMVRIDEIKLIPWAKLLHKK
- a CDS encoding post-transcriptional regulator, with translation MEQRRPISQWKTFVVPVLQSKVEEFKILGYSRATKEDVWSCLRKKVWKGEPSMRLYEVVQDIFHLSSQLYVSYLTVEAYKDEDLLASIKAVSGEMED
- a CDS encoding BofC C-terminal domain-containing protein, with amino-acid sequence MNRWITGFLLIVFFAGWQLLGNHEDTLSGKDVSKQRPVVVKSHEEAVETLVQQEPLHIKVVLKEHYKDGVIETTTKNETIWSMMDFWSSYGGWTVVDQTLDQVVFKRQVNDISPLTKREGYFGLNDKGELAVFYGSPEDGKVIESFKPIPIKPLETKRKTELQDGIKINNLKHFKQVLNQYTDKQSL
- the ruvB gene encoding Holliday junction branch migration DNA helicase RuvB, translating into MEERMISGEYQLSDQEIDQSLRPERLNQYIGQEKTKRNLSIFIEAAKMRNEPLDHTLLYGPPGLGKTTLASIIANEMEVQFRTTSGPAIERAGDLAAILSSLEPGDVLFIDEIHRLPRSVEEVLYPAMEDFCLDIVVGNGSSARSVRLDLPPFTLVGATTRAGLLSAPLRDRFGVHSRLDFYDTAALCSIVERTAEIFHVAIKKDAAVEVARRSRGTPRIANRLLKRVRDIAQVEGEETISKEMTNKALEMLQVDDKGLDFIDHKLLLGIIDGFNGGPVGLDTIAATIGEESQTIEDVYEPFLLQIGLLQRTPRGRVVTPKAYDHFQREVPGT
- the queA gene encoding tRNA preQ1(34) S-adenosylmethionine ribosyltransferase-isomerase QueA, with the protein product MNIKEYDFELPEELIAQVPLQERASSRLMVLNRKEESMDHHHFSDIRSFLKRGDCLVLNDTRVLPARLYGAKKDTGGKVEVLLLHQEQEDEWEVLVKPAKKVKKGTIIEFGNGRLTAECTDIQEHGGRKVRFTYEGIFLEVLESLGEMPLPPYIKEQLSDRERYQTVYAKEEGSAAAPTAGLHFTNELLEEIQASGVELAYLTLHVGLGTFRPVSVDKVEEHEMHAEFYQMSKETADQLNRIKNEGGRIISVGTTSTRTLETIIRDHGEFTEARGWTDIFIYPPQKLQAIDGLITNFHLPKSTLIMLVSAFAGREFILKAYHEAVEERYRFFSFGDAMLIV
- a CDS encoding YebC/PmpR family DNA-binding transcriptional regulator, translated to MAGHSKWNNIKRRKGAQDAKRGKVFMKLAREIFMAAKQGGGDPDMNPNLRLAVDKAKSSNMPNDNIERAIKKATGDLEGVNYEEITYEGYGPGGVAVMVKVLTDNKNRTAADVRHAFNKNDGNLGENGCVAFMFHRRGYLLVDRNAVDADEDEFMLEAIEAGAEDMETTDDHFEIYTDPDHYSVVKQTLEESGYPLESAEVTMIPDSYTPLAEQGVEKMLKLIDMLEDNDDVQDIYHNLDADEQVLEKLS
- a CDS encoding TIGR04086 family membrane protein produces the protein MKKMMQGVLGYGVGSIFAGMLLFAAILALLLRFTSMEYETLNQLALVAGISILAIGGILSAYKTEQKGWLSGGLTGFIFVTMMILFQIIFENKWISLPQLSYFGGLLAAAWLGGMIGVNLPKKSGKR
- a CDS encoding DUF2905 domain-containing protein; translation: MTGFGKIFIVIGIVFIIIGLLWSIFGKLPGDLSFKKGSVTFYFPIMTSIVVSIILSLIFYFIGKIR
- the yajC gene encoding preprotein translocase subunit YajC; translated protein: MQTLMGLLPIILMFVIFYFLLIRPQQKKQKQVQQMQTELEKGDRIITIGGMHGTIHAIEDNSLVISVQDGTQMKFDRSSVREKLNKD
- a CDS encoding DUF421 domain-containing protein, with translation MLLSAIIFRTILSYLLILVIFRIMGKREIGELSVMDLVVFVMLAEIAVFLIEKPKSSIWEALIPMAILLIIQWISAYASLKSQTFRDWFDGKPSLIIRHGKIDEKEMKKQRYNFNDLLLQLREHGIQQVNDVAFAILEPSGKLSVFEKEDDGSSDYAVILIADGQIQYNGLKTIRKNKSWLLNEVKKQGFQSVEDISLCTINDSGEIHFDRNNEFS
- the tgt gene encoding tRNA guanosine(34) transglycosylase Tgt encodes the protein MAIRYELIKTCKQTGARLGKVHTPHGSFDTPMFMPVGTLATVKTMSPEELEQMGASIILSNTYHLWLRPGEDIVEEAGGLHSFMNWKGSILTDSGGFQVFSLSDLRQIEEEGVHFRNHISGEKLFLSPERAMHIQNSLGADIMMAFDECPPYPAEYDYMKKSVERTSRWAERCLRGHQKPDKQGLFGIVQGGEYEELRKQSASDLVSLDFPGYAIGGLSVGEPKDVMNKVLEFTTPLLPDQKPRYLMGVGSPDSLIDGSIRGVDMFDCVLPTRIARNGTCMTSQGRLVVRNAKYARDFTPIDHECDCYTCRNYSRAYIRHLVKANETFGFRLTTYHNLYFLLKLMRQVREAIREDRLGDFREEFFDQYGFNKPNAKNF
- the ruvA gene encoding Holliday junction branch migration protein RuvA; translated protein: MIAYVKGILTTIEDDSIMIETSGIGYEVLCANPFHFQQHLNKEVKIHTYHYIREDNQLLFGFRKKEDKQLFAQLLNVSGIGPKGALAILGTVSVPEFAAAVEQEDEKYLTRFPGVGKKTARQMILDLKGKLIVWLPDEDHEQTLFNQEEVTSSEKRARVNEALEALKALGYTEKELKFVHVELNNSKAVNVDDYVRQGLQLLMKA